One window of Quercus robur chromosome 5, dhQueRobu3.1, whole genome shotgun sequence genomic DNA carries:
- the LOC126726276 gene encoding probable alpha,alpha-trehalose-phosphate synthase [UDP-forming] 7, with protein MMSRSYTNLLDLASGNFPVMGREKKRLPRVMTVPGVISELDDDQANSVSSDVPSSVVQDRIIIVANQLPVKAKRRPDNKGWSFSWDEDSLLLQLKDGLPEEMEVLYVGSLRVEIDLTEQDDVSQLLLDRFKCVPAFLPNDILNKFYHGFCKQHLWPLFHYMLPFSANHGGRFDRSLWEAYVAANKIFSQRVIEILNPEDDYVWIHDYHLMVLPTFLRRRFNRLRMGFFLHSPFPSSEIYRTLPVREEILKALLNSDLIGFHTFDYARHFLSCCSRMLGLEYQSKRGYIGLEYYGRTVGIKIMPVGIHMGQIESVLRLADKEWRVGELRQQFEGKTVLLGVDDMDIFKGVNLKLLAMEQLLKQHPKWQGRAVLVQIANPARGRGRDLEEIQDEISASCERINKTFGRPGYEPIVFIDRPISLCERTAYYTIAECVVVTAVRDGMNLTPYEYIVSRQGESGSEPSSELSGPKKSMLVVSEFIGCSPSLSGAIRVNPWNVEATAEAMNEAISMNDSEKQLRHEKHYRYVSTHDVAYWSRSFFQDMERTCKDHFRRRCWGIGLSFGFRVVALDPNFRKLSIDAIESAYIKSKHRAILLDYDGTVMPQTSINKSPSEEVISIINMLCSDDKNTVFVVSGRGKDSLGKWFSPCKKLGIAAEHGYFMRWHAEEPWKTIGQSNDFGWIQMAEPVMKLYTESTDGSYIETKESALVWHHRDADPGFGSTQAKEMLDHLESVLANEPVAVKRGQYIVEVKPQGVSKGLVAEKIFAAMAEGGKQADFVLCIGDDRSDEDMFEIIGDAMISGVLSSNSSVFACTVGQKPSKAKYYLDDTTEVINMLEALADASDPSPSPRIEEGFSP; from the exons ATGATGTCTAGATCGTATACCAATCTTTTAGATCTAGCTTCGGGGAACTTTCCCGTAATGGGTCGCGAAAAGAAGCGGCTACCACGTGTAATGACCGTTCCCGGGGTTATTTCTGAGCTTGATGATGATCAGGCCAACAGTGTGTCATCAGATGTTCCGTCTTCGGTTGTTCAAGACCGTATCATTATTGTTGCTAATCAGCTTCCTGTGAAAGCTAAGCGTAGGCCGGATAATAAGGGGTGGAGTTTTAGTTGGGATGAGGACTCATTGTTATTACAGCTGAAGGATGGTTTACCTGAAGAAATGGAGGTTTTGTATGTAGGGTCTTTGAGGGTTGAAATTGATTTGACAGAACAAGATGATGTGTCACAGCTTTTGTTGGATAGGTTTAAGTGTGTCCCGGCATTTTTACCGAACGACATTTTGAATAAGTTTTATCATGGGTTTTGTAAACAGCATTTGTGGCCACTCTTTCATTACATGCTTCCCTTCTCGGCAAACCATGGCGGGCGGTTTGATAGGTCTTTGTGGGAGGCCTATGTGGCTGCAAATAAGATTTTCTCGCAAAGGGTGATTGAGATTTTAAACCCCGAAGATGATTATGTTTGGATTCATGATTACCATTTGATGGTGCTGCCTACTTTCTTGAGGAGAAGGTTTAACAGGCTGAGAATGGGATTTTTTCTTCACAGTCCGTTTCCTTCATCAGAGATATATAGGACATTGCCCGTGAGGGAAGAGATCCTTAAGGCACTTTTGAATTCTGATCTAATTGGTTTCCACACTTTTGATTATGCTCGACATTTCCTGTCTTGTTGTAGTCGAATGTTGGGTTTGGAGTATCAATCGAAAAGGGGTTATATTGGATTGGAATATTATGGAAGGACGGTGGGGATAAAGATCATGCCAGTTGGGATTCACATGGGCCAGATTGAATCTGTTTTGAGACTCGCAGATAAGGAGTGGAGAGTGGGGGAGCTCAGACAACAGTTTGAAGGAAAAACTGTGTTACTTGGGGTTGATGATATGGATATATTTAAAGGCGTCAATTTGAAACTGTTGGCAATGGAACAGTTGTTGAAGCAGCATCCAAAGTGGCAAGGAAGGGCAGTTCTGGTACAAATTGCAAACCCTGCTAGGGGACGAGGGAGGGATCTTGAGGAAATTCAGGATGAAATTAGTGCAAGCTGCGAGAGAATTAACAAAACTTTTGGGCGACCAGGTTATGAACCAATCGTCTTCATTGATAGACCAATCTCTCTTTGTGAACGAACGGCATACTACACCATTGCTGAGTGTGTTGTGGTCACAGCTGTGAGGGATGGGATGAATCTCACACCTTATGAGTACATTGTGTCCAGGCAGGGCGAGTCTGGGTCAGAGCCAAGTTCAGAATTGAGTGGTCCTAAGAAGAGCATGCTAGTAGTATCAGAGTTCATTGGGTGTTCGCCTTCATTGAGTGGTGCAATTCGGGTCAACCCATGGAATGTCGAAGCAACTGCCGAGGCAATGAATGAGGCAATTTCAATGAATGATTCCGAGAAGCAATTGCGCCATGAGAAGCATTATAGGTATGTTAGCACGCACGATGTGGCATATTGGTCAAGGAGCTTTTTCCAAGATATGGAAAGGACTTGCAAGGACCATTTCAGAAGACGTTGTTGGGGAATTGGTTTGAGCTTTGGTTTCAGGGTTGTGGCACTGGATCCTAATTTCAGAAAGTTGTCTATTGATGCCATCGAATCTGCATATATAAAGTCCAAACATAGGGCCATTCTTTTGGATTATGATGGCACAGTAATGCCCCAAACTTCCATCAACAAGTCCCCAAGTGAAGAGGTTATATCAATTATCAACATGCTTTGCAGTGATGATAAAAACACAGTGTTTGTTGTTAGTGGAAGAGGAAAAGATTCATTGGGAAAGTGGTTTTCTCCTTGCAAGAAACTTGGAATTGCTGCTGAACATGGTTACTTCATGAg GTGGCATGCTGAAGAGCCTTGGAAGACCATTGGGCAGAGTAATGACTTTGGGTGGATACAGATGGCTGAGCCTGTTATGAAATTATATACTGAATCCACTGATGGTTCTTACATTGAAACCAAGGAGAGTGCTTTGGTTTGGCACCATCGGGATGCGGACCCTGGTTTTGGATCTACTCAGGCTAAGGAGATGTTGGACCATCTAGAAAGTGTTTTAGCGAATGAACCAGTTGCTGTCAAAAGAGGTCAATACATTGTTGAAGTGAAGCCGCAG GGAGTGAGTAAAGGCCTGGTTGCAGAAAAGATCTTTGCAGCAATGGCAGAGGGTGGCAAGCAGGCTGATTTTGTACTGTGTATCGGTGATGACCGATCTGACGAGGACATGTTTGAAATCATTGGAGATGCAATGATAAGTGGTGTTTTATCCTCAAATTCATCCGTTTTTGCCTGCACCGTTGGACAGAAGCCAAGTAAAGCCAAGTACTATTTGGATGACACAACTGAGGTCATAAACATGCTTGAGGCTCTTGCTGATGCATCAGACCCGTCACCCTCCCCAAGAATTGAAGAAGGATTTTCCCCTTGA